The nucleotide window GAAATGGTAATAGTTTCCTTATCCGCCTTGCAGGGCATGCGatggtgaggcaggaaaatagggtctggaggtaGGGAACATAAGGCCGATTCGCACTTCGGCtataacaggaaatatcctctccatagggTGTACACTATAAACGACTTTGTAACcttacttcatcctcttcatttacacaGGGCGTActccaagtaaccaatggaatccTCTAAGGGATATTTAAACTCCCAAAAACTTTGTAACGGGGTCTTTGAGCCCCTATGATCGGcccactcccacactgtggagtatactttcattttcaataaatcccttcattccttccttgctttgtttgtgcgttttgtccaattctttgttcaagacgcCGAGAACCTGGACACCTTCTACCGGTAACAATGGGGGTGTGGCTTGCTTCTTTGGTGCtccgctgctcaaacctctagggggagcatgcagacaggcaggttGTGGGGCACGTGGGCTCTGAACCCACGGCAGCGTCTAGGGGTGAATGCTTACAGCTGCTGAAGCAAAGCCCCAGTAggcgtgtgttacagggtgcttttctagttttgcTGTGTATAGGCGGCTTGTGTCAATCAGCTCAGTTAGACCCTCTGTcttatcgcaaggacagagggctttctgtatcctggggttCTGGCCTTGGTGTACCGGAAAAATCGGATCACAcagtgggcttggagaatgagtgcaaggttttattgaatggtggaagtggctctcaacagatggatggggagccagaaagggaatggagtggaaaggtggttttcccctggagtccagCCGCTCAGCAGCCAGACTCTCCactgactgccctggccaaatTCCCCTCGGTCTACACATCGTGCTGCCTGTCGATGGCCTGGCAGCATCCGCTGGTGCCTGTCGGTGTGCTCTTCTGCTCCTCTGTTTCTCTCAATGTCCAGCCACCTGTGTGCTCCTCCTCCGGTGTGTTCCTCTCAACATCCAGCCGGTTGTGTCTGTGCCTACTAGGGTCTtggggtgtttgtttgtttgtttgttttttgagacagagtctcgctctgtggtccaggctggagtgcagtggcctgatcttggctcactgcaacctccgcctccgagcttcaagcgattctcccacctcagcctccagaatagctgggattacaggcgccccccacgacgcccagctaattttgtatttttagtaaagacagggtttcaccatgttggccaggctggtctcaaactcctgacctcaagtgatctacctgcctctgccgcccaaagtgctgggattacaggcgtgaggcactgtgcctgaccctttaatccattttgatttgatttttgtatgtggcaagagataggggtctagtttcattcttctgcatatggatatccagttttcccagaagcaTTATTGAAGAAACTATCTTTTCCCCAATATATGTTACTGATACCTTTGCCAAAAAcaagttcactgtagatgtatggatttatatctgggttctctattctgttccattggtctatgtatctatttttatgccagtaccatgctattttggctACTTTAGCTCtgcaatataattttaatttaggtaatgtgattcctccagttttgttctttttgctcaggttAGCTTTGGCTAtgctgggtcttttgtggtttcatacaaattttaggattattttttctatttctgtgaagaaggtctttggtattttgataggaattgtatataatctgtaaattgctttggataaaatggacattttaacaataattattattctaatccaagaacataaaatatctttcctttttttgtgtgtgtgtcctctttaatttcttacatcaatgttttatagttttcactgtagagatcttttacttctttggttgagtttattcctaggtattttattttatttgtagctattgtaaatgggaatattttcttactttttctgattgtttgctgttggcatataaaaatgctactgatttttgtatgttgattttgtatcctacaactttattgaatttgtttatccattctaataattttttttggtggagtctttaggattttccaaatataagattatatcatctgcaaacaaggataatttgggttcttcttttccaatttggatgctctttatatctttctctccTCTAATTGTTCTAGCTAAGACTTCCAGCGCTACACTGAATAATAGTGGttaaagtgggcatccttgtattgttccagatcttagagaaaaggtttTCAGTATTTCCTATTCCGTATGATACTACCTATGGGCCTgtcaaatatgatttttattgtgttgaggtatctTCCATCTACTCCCAGTTTGTTGAGggcttttatcatgaagtgatgttgaattttatcacatgctttttcagcatcaattaaaatgatcatatggtttttgtccttcattctgttgataggatgtatcacattgattgatttgtgtatgttgagccatccttgcattcctgagatgaatgccacttggtcatgatgaatgatttttttaatgtgttgttgaattcagtttgctagcattttcgTTGAGGATCTTCACTGAGAAGATCCATCAGGGACATTGCCCtacagttttctgtttttttgtttgcttgtttgtttcttttggtgTGTCTTTGTCTGATTAATACTgccctcatagaatgaatttggaagtagtttttcctcctctatttttcagattagcttgagtaggattggtattagttcttctttaaatgtttgataaaaatcAGCATtgaagccattgggtcccaggcttttcttatctaggagactttttattatgacttTGATCTTTTtacttgctattggtctattgAGGTTTcagatttcttcatggttcaatcttggtaaatggtatatatctaggaatttatcgaatttatccatttcttctatgtttCCCAATGTATTAACATATAGTTGATCCTTGGAATTTCTactgtatcagttgtaatgtctccttttacatctctgattttatttattggatcttctctctttttctattaatcTGGCTAgaagtttattgattttgttcatcttttcaaaaaacccaacttttcattttattaattttttgcattgttctttattttaatttcatttatttctgctctgatttttatgatttcttttcttctactttttttttttttttttttttttttgacagagttttgctctgttgcccaggctggagtcagtggcatgatctcagctcactgcaacctctgcctcctggttcaagtgattctcctgcctcagcctcctgagtagctgggattacaggcacacaccacaatgcttggctaatttttgtatttttagtagagacagggtttcaccatgttggccaagctggtcttgaactcctgacctcaggtgatccacttgcctcagcctcccaaagtgctgggattgcaggcgtgagctatcACTCCCAGCCTTCTACTAactttgagtttggtttgcttttacttttctagttctttaagatgcatcattacaTTGTTGATTTGAAGTTTTCctgcttttttgatgtaggcacttattgctataaacatgcctgttagtactgctttcactgtatcccataggttttgttatgttgtgtttccattttaatttgtttcaagaaatttttaaattttcttaattttttcattgatccactggtcattcaggagcatgttgtttaatttccacatgtttGTATGATTCCCAAATTACCTCTTGTTAttgctttctagttttattccattgtgctcagagaagatacttaatatgactttgatatttttgaaatttttaagacttgttttgtgacctaaaatatggtctatccttgagaagatccatgtgctgaggaaaagaatgtgtattctgcagctgttggatgaaatgttcttaAATATCTAGGtacatttggtctatagtgcagattaagtccaatgcttctttgttggttttctgtcttgATCTCTCCAATGCTGAAAGTATCCAATGCTGAAATCAACAGCCATTATTGTACTGGagtctatttctttctttatctctagtaatatttgctttacataaCTAGGTgatccagtgttgggtgcatgtatatttatgattgttatatcctcttgctgaatgaacccctttatcattatataatgaccttttttgtctttttttatagcttttctcttgaaatctattttgtctgatatatgtATAGCTACTCccgctcttttttgttttccatttgcatagaatatcttttcccattcctttattttcagcgTATgcatgtctttataggtgaaatgtATTTCTTGTAGGCCACAGATCgatcattgggtcttgttttttaaaatccatttagcACCTCAAGAGCAATTCCTCAGAGCCCAGCACAGCATCAATATTTtcccaggaattgcagtccttgtgacctagactgcctttcaagtttatttagaacccccAGAGCACTTTATCCCACAGTGGTGGGGCTAGCCAGAACTCAGGTTCCACCCACTGGCATGgacaattcccctctggctagggctggtctaaatgttcCCTCCATGAGCACCACCTGAATTCTACCCGATGTTGCTTTTCACTGTGACAGGCAGCACTGAAGTCCATTCCAAAGCCCCACAGTCACTTTCCTCTCGCTCCCCGAAGCACACATATTCTCTCTCTGTGCCACATGGCTGCTGctgggggatggaggagggatGGTTCTGACTATCCAggactgtctttcctaccttcttcagtgcctctttctttGCTATGATGTTAAAACCAGGGACTGTGATTGCAAACCTGAtctttggttcttatgaagatgATTTCTTGTGtgaatagttgttcaatttggtgttcctgttgGAGGGGATGATTGCTAGAgggttctattcagccatcttgctctgcctccaggaatttttttttttaacaagatgtATTTGTACAGAATTCTCTCAGCTATGACTCCCTGTTGAAGAATTTTCTTTCTGGTATAGGGAAGGCATGTTTCACATGGAAggttttatttcctgttttcaaggagagaaagggaagattAGAATACGCTTTTTGCATCTGCTATTTTTCAAGTGTCTTTAGCTTAAAGTAATCCTCAtaccaaagtggcatattttggagtGGCATATTCTGCCACTCTTTATTACCGTTACATGAATTTCCAGTCTGAAGTCAATTAAGGTTACTTTTAGTTTGTTTGTGATTCACCGGTTTTTAAAAGGAGAAGATCTGCCGAGTGAAGTTTTATGCAAAATCTTGAAATTCTTTTAACTAGAAATGGGTTTTTATGCTAACAGAGATTAATAGGTTAATATTAATCTATTAACCAGAGGTTAATAGGTTCCATATTAACCTCAGGAACCTAGTCTTACCTATCTAGTTTGTGCATAGACAGACTTGGAAACAAAAGCATCAACACTCATTGTAAATTTGAGAGGGCTGATTAGTTTCTTAAATGATTTTCTCAGGGGTTAGAGTTACACAAAGAAAGCTCATTGTTAAACTATCCAAATCTTGGCTCCTTCAAATGAAGATGTAACAATTATTTAATTTAGAAATCACCCCACCATAATATTGGATTGTAATAATAAGTAAATTTGCTCACATTTGGGTAGCAATCCCTAGAGAAAAAAATGGCCAATAAAGACCAAatcttccccattccatttacTGTGGCGGAATTACTGGCAAAGCTATTGCAAATCCAGGTTTTACAATCTCCTTTTATTAAATCCACAAATGAATGTGAAATACGGGTGTATATATATAGCTTTCAGAGGGCCGTCAAATTGATGGGGTATATGATTAAGATGagataacatacacacacaatcagATATTCTAAGCAGGTCTTATTATGGAGAAAGATGAATGTTAAGAGAAATAAGTTATTTCATGTGTCTGGAAGCCCAGACACCCTCATATTAATTCTAATCCACATAAATTTCTCCCAGGTGACTTTGTTGTAATGCTGCACAATAAAATCAAGTCTAAAATTTCACACCCGAGAAGAATGATTTTAATAAATGCCAGGTTTGCTGTAAACGAGTGATGTTAAAAATCTAGATGAGGTTGTGTCCAGTTCTCTGCTCTTACGCCCACTTCCTACCATGTTCTGAGAAGAGCCCTTTTAGTTATATAATTTCTTTATCTGGGAAACAGGGCTAATAATGATGCCTCCTGcataggattattgtgaagattaattaGGTTACTTTAAGTAAAGCCTGGAGTACATAATCAGTGTTCTTGGTGTTccctatttttatttgtataatcaCCTCAGTCTACATACTGTGGAGAATTTTCAGAAATGTGCAAGTAAGAAACTGGAGATTTTATCTTACAGGACTGAACAGTATTAGATAAATTTAATCTGCCTGATGACTAAGTGACAAAAATGCTGGAGACAGCTAGTTTTAAACAAAATCAGTgttaaatctttccttttctttaaataacATTGTCTCAGTGCTGGTTTTGAGTCCAGGCATAAAGCAACAAGCACCTAAAGCACATAGTGTTGTGTTTTGAGGAATAGCAGTATTATGTATGGGGCTAGAAATGTATCCCCTTCATCTAGGCACTGGGCCTCTGTGATGGATGAGAGGCCCAGATACTCCAGCAGGACTGCCTTCATCCTAAAAAGAAGTTCAAAGACGCTACCGCCAACCTTGCCACTATCATGTCATGTTGTTCTCTGCCTTTCCCCgtagactctgtgtgtgtgtgtgtgtgtgtgtactaaaCACTTACTCTTCTGAAATACAATATTCTCATCTTGcattttataagatttataaGCCTAGTAGTCTAAGTCTGCTGATTTTGTTTTCACTAAAGATTATCTTTAGctcctttgcattttcatataaattttagaatcagctagTGAActtctaccaaaaaagaaaaaaaaaaaaagtttgctaaaattttgactaacattgcataaaaactataGATCCAATTAGGGGAATAccgacatctttttttttttttttttttaagacggagtctcgctctgtcgcccaggctggagtgcagtggcgcgatctcgttttactgcaagctccgcccctcGGGTTCACGACATCTTAGCATTACTGAGTATTCTAATCCATGGACATGAtttgtctctccatttattagaGACtttaatttgtttctgggttgGGCTTTAGTTCATTTCAATTAACTGCATTTCCAAAGGTCTCACTTAGACAGAGTTAAGCTCCTTCCAGCCAGGCTTCGGTACTTAAGACCATGGAACTACAGGACCTGTCTCTGTTCTTTAGTCCGGCCTGCAATTTTCCCTGTGGCCGTTTAACCAGCCAAAGACTAATGGGAAGAACTAGTTAGTGGTGAGAACTCACTTTGCATTTGGGGCTACTCCAGATTCTAATCCACTATGCCAGCCCACACATGACTGTTAAAAGTTTGGCAGGTTTATTCTTCTCCCAGAAGTTCCTTTGCCTGTGCCTGTTAAAGGGTTGTTTCTCTGCCTGACAGTCCTCAAACTTGCAAATGCCATCAGGCATGAGAGGGTCTACTCACGGGTCTCTAGTTATTTAGAAAAGGTTGGTGCATCTCTAGAAtatagtgtttttgttgttgtttttgtttttgttttgtctttctttgtaTCTTCGACTCTCTGGTGGCTTTAaggaaaaatactgtattttaaaatatgaggttTTTCCCTAGTGTTTTCTCAGTGTTATGGTAAGAGCAAGGATCTTTTGCAACCTTCTACATCCTACTGGAAACATTCAgaataggcattttttttttaactgaaattaGGCTGGgaacggcggctcatgcctgtaattccagcattttgggaggccaaggcaggtggacctgaggtcgggagtttgagaccagcctggcctacatggtgaaaccccgtctctactaaaattacaaaaaaatttagctgggcgtggtggcgggtgactgtaatcccagctactcgggaggctgaagcaggagaatcgaatcacttgagcccaggaggaggaggttgtagtaagccgagatcacaccattgcactccagcctgggcaacaaaagcgaaactctgtctcaaaaataaataaataaataaaactgaagttaatctttttttttcatgtgagtCTACGTGTTAGGGGAAGGGGTCTACACTTTAATTCTTCTAACATGAAATACAAAAACCTAAATTTTATGTTCTGTCATAATTTCAAGCACTAAGTTTAATCAActaggttttaattttatttttcttaaggatAGCAAGTCTGGTGGCAggtaaattctaatttttttcatccttttcacaatatttcagattttgaatattTGAGCTTTTCTTCACAATAATgtcaaaagacataaaatcaGTAGAACATTCACCTAaaattcatcagagaaatgatCCACAGCCCGTCAATGATAGAACATTTTTCATTGATGCCTCTAATCAGAGCTTGACTGCCATTCCTTTGGAGATCTTCacattcacagaattagaagaagtGCATTTGGAGAATAACCAGATTGAAGAAATTCCCCAGGAGATTCAGCGTTTAAAGAACATCAGGGTCCTCTACCTGGATAAGAACAACTTGAGGAGCCTGTGCCCGGCGCTGGGTCTGCTGAGCAGCCTGGAGAGCCTGGACCTGAGCTACAACcccatcttctcctcctcccttgtCGTCGTCGGCTTCCTCCACGCCCTGCGCGAGCTCCGGCTCTACCAGACCGACCTGAAGGAAATTCCCGTCGTCATCTGTAAAAACCTCCACCATCTCGAGCTGCTCGGACTGACCGGAAACCACCTGAAATGTCTGCCCAAGGAAATAGTGAACCAGACCAAGCTGAGGGAGATCTACCTGAAGCGAAACCAATTTGAAGTTTTCCCCCAGGAGCTTTGTGTTCTCTACACCCTGGAGATCATTGACCTGGACGAGAACAAAATCGGTGCCATCCCAGAAGAGATCGGACACCTGACGGGGCTGCAGAAGTTCTATATGGCTTCTAACAACCTTCCCGTTCTGCCCGCGTCCCTGTGCCAGTGTAGCCAACTGTCCGTGCTCGATTTATCCCACAACCTCCTCCACTCCATCCCGAAGAGCCTCGCCGAGCTCAGGAAGATGACGGAAATCGGGCTGAGCGGGAACCGCCTGGAGAAGGTGCCACGCCTCATTTGCAGGTGGACCTCGCTGCACCTGCTCTACCTGGGAAACACCGGCCTGCACAGGCTGCGGGGCTCCTTCAGGTGCCTGGTCAACTTGCGCTTCCTGGACCTAAGCCGGAACCATCTGGACCACTGCCCGCTACAGATCTGTGCGCTGAAGAACCTTGAAGTCCTGGGACTGGATGACAATAAAATAGGACAGGTAAGGACTCCCTTTCTGGCTGTCACTATGCTCTCATCCTGCCCTAAGTTGGTTCTGTGTCTAAACAGCAAATTTGAACTGACTTTATGGGCGAAAATCCAAGACTACTAAATATCCAACAAGGTGATACTTTGTATTACTTTCTTTTTCCCTAACAGCAGCAGTAATCATAATAGTAGCTAATGTTTATTTAGAGGGTGTATGTGCCAGTCACTGAGGTAAGTGTTTACATGGATCATCTCATTTACCTCACAACGACTGTGTCCTCAATGGTATATGAAGGAAGTGAGGGGCAGGAAGCTTAACTAACATGTCCAAGGCTACACAGCCTGTAAGTGCTACAGCCGCGATTCCAGCCCACAGCTGCCAGGCTCCAGggtctacattcttttttttttttttttttttctcttccccgagacggagtctcgctctattgcccaggctggagtgcagtggtgtgatctcggctcactgcaacgtccacctcccgggcttaagcggttctcctgcctcagcctttcgaatagctgggattacaggcacctgccatcatgcccagctaatttttgtatttttagtaaagacggggtttcactgtgttgtccaggctggtctcgaactcctgacctcgtgttccgcccacctcggcctcccaaagtgctgggattacaagcgtgagccaccgggcaCAGCCCAGGGTCTATATTCTTAACAAAGACAATCTCCCGACAGAGTTTCCATTAACAGCAGATGTTTCTAATACATAACAGCCTTAGAAGCCTAAAGTTCCATCCATAGGAAACTGCAAAACCAGATTTGTCCCAGCAGAAACTGTCCTGTGTGTGCAGGGTGGCATATTCAAAAATGGTCATTTAGTATTGTTGATAATCATGAAATTATGGGAGACAATCTAAATGTCAGTAGGGGAGTGGGCAGATAAACTTCAATATATTCATAAAACGAAGTTATATAGTAATTTAAGTGAACTGGTACTGTATTGCCAATATGGATAGATCTCAGTATTGtgatgtttatttaaaagaaaacctaagGTTCTGCATCAAACTGCAGAACCTTATGATACCATTTATAAATTTCGATATCAcacaaaactatatatatatatatttacatatatgtatatacatacacacatatacacacaacacatattttatggatatttttatatataatgaaaatataaaatgttgacTGGAAGAAAACTAAATTCATGAAGGTGGCTGCCTctgggaagagagaaggaagtcaACAAAATAGGGAagcagctggatgcagtggctcactcctctaatcccagcactttggggggccaaggagggaggatcactagaggccagaagttcaagaccatgcTGGGCAATGTAGGACTGTGTCTTTAAAAACCAAGAAAGCAAATGGGGAAGAGATCATAAGGGGACTGAACTTAATTgcagtatttcattttgtttattaaaagatTTGGGCAGTTGGGCACGCATGggtttatgtttattattttataatattctatttattttaattctatttatttatttatttatttatttatttatttatttatttatttttgagatggagtctcactcactctgtcacccaggctggagtgcagtggtgctatcttggctcactgcaacctctgcctcctgggttcaagcgattctcctgcctcagcctcccaagtagctgggactacaggtgtgcgccatcacacccggctaatttttgtatttttaatagagacggggtttcaccatgttggccaggctggtctcaaactcctggcttcaagtgatccacccgttttggcctcacaaagtgctgggattacaggtgtaagccaccatgcctgacctataatatttgatttaaaaagaaaaaaatagctgttaAGAGCAAAAGACAACTGTAGAGGGAGTAAAAAGGGGAATTTGGAAATCAACAACTATAATCAATAGTTCTGCTTTACCTGGCCATGGACACCAGTCTCATATGTTCCCTATAAATTACAAAAGTCCTGGGCcttacagatttattttttaaaatcttttttttttttttttgagatgagctctcgctctgtcgcccaagctggagtgcaatggcaccatctcagctcactgcaacctccacctcccaggttcaagcgattctccttcctcagcctcccaagtagctgggactacaggtgtctgccaccacgcccggctaatttatgtatttttggtagaggcagggtttcaccatattggccaggctggtctcaaactcctgacctcgtgatctgcccacctcagcctcccaaagtgctgggattacaggcgtaagtcactgtgcccggctgctaaaaaaatcttttatttgattttttatttctagaactgTTTTCCCCAAATTGCTATGGGGTTTTAAAGCTGCCTTTCAGGAAGTAAACATTTTGATGGTAACTTGTAGATTTAGATTGAGATTCTAGGACTTAATCTCCACTGATGTAGCAACTCACCTTGGAGGATTTTTGAGGTTCCGTGAGAGCCCATCCCTGAACTATTCCACTGCTGAAGTAAGATATTCCTTTTAGTGGACAAAGTCTGTCATTCTGCAGTTGGAGTGAAAGACTTAAAATATAAAGTACATGTGGGAAGGATAACACATTATACTGAGCCATGAATAATACCTAATCCTTTTCTGagagaaattttaagaaatcaaagGAGCGAATCACACACAGACTGCTTGTTAACAAAAATAAGCTTCATCCAATACCAAGTTTTAGCACAAGTCAAACTGCACTGAAATGTAGACATGTTAAATATTATTGTATTGAACATGACAATCTCTATGTACCAGTGCTTTTTCCTCTTCAGTTATTCTgatgggttgtgtgtgtgtgtgtgtgcatttgtccTCCCTTCTCAATTTCCTCTCATGCTAATACCACCTTCCAATGCATTTCTCTCCTTAATGAAACATGGCCTTTAAGTCAGCTCATTATCTCTCCCTCCCCAAAGACTCAACTCATGGGTTACTAGCTCTTAAAGCCTAACCAGTAGCTTCTACTTGCCTGTGTGCATGCAAAAAATATCTGATTTTCAATGTGTACCTAGATGGATTTTATTTGTAGAGTATACTTCTATTAAAGGAGAAAACcaggccacgtgtggtggctcacgcctgtaatcacaacactttgggaggatgaggcaactggatcaactgaggtcaggagtttgagaccagcctggccaacatggcgaaaccccacctctactaaaaatacaaaaattagtcaggcatcg belongs to Pongo pygmaeus isolate AG05252 chromosome 2, NHGRI_mPonPyg2-v2.0_pri, whole genome shotgun sequence and includes:
- the LRRIQ4 gene encoding leucine-rich repeat and IQ domain-containing protein 4 isoform X2 codes for the protein MSKDIKSVEHSPKIHQRNDPQPVNDRTFFIDASNQSLTAIPLEIFTFTELEEVHLENNQIEEIPQEIQRLKNIRVLYLDKNNLRSLCPALGLLSSLESLDLSYNPIFSSSLVVVGFLHALRELRLYQTDLKEIPVVICKNLHHLELLGLTGNHLKCLPKEIVNQTKLREIYLKRNQFEVFPQELCVLYTLEIIDLDENKIGAIPEEIGHLTGLQKFYMASNNLPVLPASLCQCSQLSVLDLSHNLLHSIPKSLAELRKMTEIGLSGNRLEKVPRLICRWTSLHLLYLGNTGLHRLRGSFRCLVNLRFLDLSRNHLDHCPLQICALKNLEVLGLDDNKIGQSLKELYIENNHLEYLPISLGSMPNLEVLDCRHNLLKQLPDAICQAQALKELQLEDNLLTHLPENLDSLVNLKVLTLMDNPMEEPPKEVCAEGNEAIWKYLKENRNRNIMATKIQAWWRGIMVRKGFGKFGELLKPRKKGKISPKDKKGKKDVKGKPGKGKKK
- the LRRIQ4 gene encoding leucine-rich repeat and IQ domain-containing protein 4 isoform X1: MSKDIKSVEHSPKIHQRNDPQPVNDRTFFIDASNQSLTAIPLEIFTFTELEEVHLENNQIEEIPQEIQRLKNIRVLYLDKNNLRSLCPALGLLSSLESLDLSYNPIFSSSLVVVGFLHALRELRLYQTDLKEIPVVICKNLHHLELLGLTGNHLKCLPKEIVNQTKLREIYLKRNQFEVFPQELCVLYTLEIIDLDENKIGAIPEEIGHLTGLQKFYMASNNLPVLPASLCQCSQLSVLDLSHNLLHSIPKSLAELRKMTEIGLSGNRLEKVPRLICRWTSLHLLYLGNTGLHRLRGSFRCLVNLRFLDLSRNHLDHCPLQICALKNLEVLGLDDNKIGQLPSELGSLSKLKILGLTGNEFLSFPEEVLSLASLEKLYMGQDQGFKLTYVPEHIRKLQSLKELYIENNHLEYLPISLGSMPNLEVLDCRHNLLKQLPDAICQAQALKELQLEDNLLTHLPENLDSLVNLKVLTLMDNPMEEPPKEVCAEGNEAIWKYLKENRNRNIMATKIQAWWRGIMVRKGFGKFGELLKPRKKGKISPKDKKGKKDVKGKPGKGKKK